One genomic region from Halococcus qingdaonensis encodes:
- a CDS encoding DUF3830 family protein, whose translation MGELEFDIDGDVYTAELLEDEAPESVKAMRDFLPLESDLMHVRWSGHATWVNIDEIELPEVPRENHTVYPSRGDILLYPGYRNEKEILVPCGSTCFKSPAGELAGNHVANLDATQQELYELEQDTLKNGQKDITIREV comes from the coding sequence ATGGGAGAACTGGAATTCGACATCGATGGCGACGTCTACACGGCCGAGCTGCTCGAAGACGAGGCACCGGAATCGGTCAAGGCCATGCGCGACTTCCTGCCGCTCGAATCGGATCTGATGCACGTCCGCTGGAGCGGGCACGCGACGTGGGTCAACATCGACGAGATCGAGCTGCCGGAGGTTCCCCGCGAGAATCATACTGTGTACCCCTCGCGCGGCGACATCCTGCTCTACCCGGGCTACCGCAACGAGAAGGAGATCCTCGTCCCGTGTGGCTCGACGTGCTTCAAGAGCCCGGCCGGCGAACTCGCTGGCAACCACGTCGCGAACCTCGACGCGACCCAGCAGGAGCTCTACGAGCTCGAACAGGACACGCTCAAGAACGGTCAGAAAGACATCACCATCCGCGAAGTCTAA
- a CDS encoding NAD-dependent epimerase/dehydratase family protein: MGANETVLVTGGTGFIGAYVARSLVEHGHEVIAYDRSTDPRILEKLDVADRVTIRRGDVSDPTDVVNAVAETGASRIVHLAALLTNAAESNPRAALDVNVQGTSNVFEAARALDHVERVAWASSAAIYAPPANYDDGGDWWVTEDDLVAPDTLYGATKEYNEHQARVYHEAYGVEHVAIRPTVAYGPFRETGGSAFLADIVEKPAVGEAVAVDYGDQEIDWQHVEDIAQAFRLAAFTPEEDLSQRIYNVRGELASIRDAADTVREILPDADIEVSDDGELPWTQRLDMSAFREDTGYEVEHDLEAGFRQYIDVLREESGLDPL, from the coding sequence ATGGGAGCCAACGAGACCGTCCTCGTCACTGGTGGCACCGGCTTCATCGGCGCGTACGTCGCGCGCTCGCTCGTCGAGCACGGTCACGAAGTGATCGCCTACGACCGCTCGACGGACCCGCGAATCCTCGAGAAACTCGACGTCGCCGATCGGGTCACGATCCGCCGTGGCGACGTGAGCGACCCCACGGACGTCGTGAACGCGGTCGCCGAGACCGGCGCGAGTCGAATCGTCCATCTCGCCGCACTGCTGACGAACGCGGCGGAATCGAACCCGCGCGCCGCCCTCGACGTCAACGTGCAGGGGACGAGCAACGTCTTCGAGGCGGCGCGCGCCCTCGATCACGTCGAGCGCGTCGCGTGGGCCTCATCGGCGGCGATCTACGCTCCGCCCGCGAACTACGACGACGGCGGCGACTGGTGGGTCACCGAGGACGATCTCGTCGCCCCCGATACGCTCTACGGCGCGACCAAGGAGTACAACGAGCATCAGGCGCGCGTCTATCACGAAGCGTACGGCGTCGAGCACGTCGCCATCCGACCCACGGTCGCGTACGGTCCCTTCCGCGAGACCGGTGGGTCGGCCTTCCTCGCGGATATCGTCGAGAAACCCGCCGTCGGCGAGGCCGTCGCCGTCGACTACGGTGACCAAGAGATCGACTGGCAGCACGTCGAGGACATCGCCCAGGCCTTTCGGCTGGCGGCGTTCACCCCAGAGGAGGATCTCTCACAGCGAATCTACAACGTCCGGGGCGAACTCGCCTCGATCCGTGATGCCGCCGATACGGTCCGGGAAATCCTCCCCGATGCGGATATCGAGGTCAGTGACGATGGCGAACTGCCGTGGACCCAGCGCCTCGATATGAGCGCCTTCCGGGAAGACACGGGATACGAGGTCGAACACGATCTCGAGGCCGGCTTTCGCCAATATATCGACGTGCTGCGCGAGGAGAGCGGGCTCGATCCGCTGTAA
- a CDS encoding HD domain-containing protein yields the protein MDETDYEELVQEAFPELDRIASDDLRERVVEAWILGLERGGWREIGDIPYAWNIHEVSNVEHVRGVTKIALESARVQRDFHDAEPNVDVVVAACLLHDVGKCYEYVDHVDSELLAGTDRERYASGVIPHSISGYALAHEVGVPITVQRAIPHFLGEVPERTLEAELVKSANAASSNAITQSAMGISLKKWVEQYSQTTD from the coding sequence ATGGACGAGACGGATTACGAGGAACTGGTTCAGGAGGCGTTTCCGGAACTCGATCGGATCGCGAGCGACGATCTCCGCGAACGAGTCGTTGAAGCATGGATTCTCGGCCTCGAACGCGGTGGCTGGCGGGAGATCGGCGACATCCCGTACGCGTGGAACATCCACGAGGTCTCGAACGTCGAGCACGTCCGCGGCGTGACGAAGATCGCGCTCGAATCGGCACGGGTTCAGCGCGATTTCCACGACGCCGAGCCCAACGTCGACGTGGTCGTCGCGGCCTGCCTGCTCCACGACGTCGGGAAATGCTACGAATACGTCGATCACGTGGATAGTGAACTGCTCGCGGGAACGGATCGCGAGCGCTACGCCTCCGGGGTGATTCCCCACTCGATCTCGGGCTACGCGCTCGCTCACGAGGTGGGCGTCCCCATCACTGTTCAGCGTGCGATCCCACACTTCCTCGGCGAAGTGCCCGAACGTACTCTGGAAGCCGAACTCGTCAAGAGCGCCAACGCCGCCTCTTCGAACGCCATCACCCAGTCCGCAATGGGCATCAGCCTCAAGAAATGGGTCGAGCAGTACAGCCAGACGACGGACTGA
- the pucL gene encoding factor-independent urate hydroxylase, which produces MTTNKHREPEPEEGERLMNYGKEKIGIYRTYASPLENVRTIPESSFDGRDNTLLGLDVRVRLEGDKFFKNFKEADNTDLVATDTMKNFVQYQLGEYDGATVEGFLDFTGREFLDQYPQIEAIQLSADQIPFDELDVPTDDGDFEPSDLVFRVSQNESGFGEVYLTRGDDGPQIEEQNSGITDLQLVKVKGSSFTDYVQDEHTTLPEREDRTLYVSMDIFWNYEDPEDCLGEEPQRYVAPEQVRDIAHVMFDEIYSQSIQDLIYQVGLRVLERFPQLESVNFEANNQTWIAVREEIDGDEDVRVLREPARPTGYQQFSMDRDDLEEQ; this is translated from the coding sequence ATGACGACCAACAAACACCGTGAGCCCGAACCCGAGGAGGGCGAACGGCTGATGAACTACGGGAAGGAAAAGATCGGTATCTACCGAACCTACGCGTCGCCGCTCGAAAACGTCCGGACGATCCCGGAATCGTCGTTCGACGGTCGCGACAACACGCTGCTCGGTCTGGATGTTCGCGTCCGACTCGAGGGCGACAAGTTCTTCAAGAACTTCAAGGAAGCCGACAACACCGACCTGGTCGCGACGGACACGATGAAGAACTTCGTCCAGTACCAGCTGGGCGAGTACGACGGCGCGACGGTCGAGGGGTTCCTCGACTTCACGGGCCGTGAGTTCCTCGACCAGTACCCCCAGATCGAGGCGATCCAGCTGTCGGCCGACCAGATCCCCTTCGACGAGCTCGACGTCCCCACCGACGACGGCGACTTCGAGCCGAGCGATCTCGTCTTCCGCGTCTCGCAGAACGAGTCCGGCTTCGGCGAGGTCTACCTCACCCGCGGCGACGACGGCCCGCAGATCGAAGAGCAGAACAGCGGCATCACCGACCTGCAGCTGGTCAAGGTGAAGGGCAGCTCGTTCACGGACTACGTCCAGGACGAGCACACGACCCTGCCCGAGCGCGAGGATCGCACACTGTACGTCTCGATGGACATCTTCTGGAACTACGAGGATCCGGAAGACTGTCTCGGCGAGGAGCCCCAGCGCTACGTCGCCCCCGAGCAGGTCCGCGATATCGCCCACGTCATGTTCGACGAGATCTACTCGCAGTCGATCCAGGACCTCATCTACCAGGTCGGCCTGCGCGTTCTCGAACGGTTCCCGCAGCTCGAATCGGTCAACTTCGAGGCCAACAACCAGACCTGGATCGCCGTTCGCGAGGAGATCGACGGCGACGAGGACGTCAGAGTGCTGCGCGAGCCGGCCCGACCGACCGGCTACCAGCAGTTCTCGATGGATCGCGACGACCTCGAAGAACAGTAA
- the aceB gene encoding malate synthase AceB, which yields MTGNTHDKRLHERQFVRTFFTSPTAVEGEEDSAKMIRSASQLRGMQAPDVWVPDNEDATAPSMRDEGAANIVEVLSENGAEFPGEIHPRVVWHRDSPETRHQGLKRMLSIADPEKGAVEHLDGFVIPEVGGIDDWKKADEFVTIVEHEHGLEEGSLAMSVIVESGAAELAMGELREEMGKPTNNLERLFMLVDGEVDYTKDMRAITPTGNLPAWPELRHNTSRGASAAGLISVDGPYDDIRDVEGYRERMTANQAKGMLGIWSLTPGQVVEANTSGLPPATGSWLLDDGSQQVALKNEDGKEVYTGDRLSLSEDGDGYVLTVGSDERHLDEEELSEELLGMVEYVPSMDDIVDSMEQFEEARDAGTGAIAMERAATIEIDGISVDVANDRMWDEATYQASMTPVSLFQDVYEHRPDQHDDLEELYSPDVVERATNVGN from the coding sequence ATGACAGGGAACACTCACGACAAGCGACTCCACGAGCGGCAGTTCGTGCGGACGTTTTTCACCTCGCCGACGGCGGTCGAAGGCGAGGAGGATTCGGCGAAGATGATCCGCAGCGCGAGCCAACTCCGTGGAATGCAGGCACCGGACGTGTGGGTGCCGGACAACGAGGACGCGACGGCACCGTCGATGCGCGACGAGGGAGCGGCGAACATCGTCGAAGTGCTCTCGGAGAACGGGGCGGAGTTCCCCGGCGAGATCCACCCGCGGGTGGTCTGGCATCGCGACAGCCCCGAGACGCGCCATCAGGGGCTCAAGCGCATGCTGTCGATCGCCGACCCCGAGAAAGGAGCCGTCGAGCACCTCGACGGGTTCGTGATCCCGGAAGTGGGTGGGATCGACGACTGGAAGAAGGCCGACGAGTTCGTCACGATCGTCGAGCACGAGCACGGCCTCGAAGAAGGCTCACTGGCGATGTCGGTGATCGTCGAGTCGGGTGCCGCCGAACTCGCGATGGGCGAGCTGCGCGAAGAGATGGGCAAACCCACAAACAACCTCGAACGGCTGTTCATGCTCGTCGACGGCGAGGTCGACTACACGAAGGACATGCGCGCGATCACGCCGACAGGCAATCTGCCGGCGTGGCCGGAGCTGCGCCACAACACCTCGCGCGGTGCGAGTGCGGCGGGTCTGATCTCGGTCGACGGTCCCTACGACGACATCCGCGACGTCGAGGGCTACCGCGAGCGCATGACCGCCAACCAGGCCAAGGGGATGCTCGGCATCTGGTCGCTGACTCCCGGCCAGGTCGTCGAAGCGAACACGTCGGGCCTGCCGCCGGCGACGGGGTCGTGGCTGCTCGACGACGGTAGCCAGCAGGTCGCCCTCAAAAACGAGGACGGCAAAGAGGTCTACACGGGCGACCGACTCTCGCTCTCCGAAGACGGCGACGGCTACGTGCTGACGGTCGGCAGCGACGAGCGCCATCTCGACGAGGAGGAACTCAGCGAGGAACTGCTCGGCATGGTCGAGTACGTGCCGAGCATGGACGACATCGTCGACTCCATGGAGCAGTTCGAGGAAGCTCGTGATGCGGGAACGGGTGCGATCGCGATGGAGCGTGCCGCAACCATCGAGATCGACGGTATCTCGGTCGACGTCGCCAACGACCGGATGTGGGACGAGGCGACCTATCAGGCGTCGATGACGCCCGTGAGCCTCTTCCAGGACGTCTACGAACACCGTCCGGACCAGCACGACGACCTCGAGGAGCTCTACAGCCCCGACGTCGTCGAGCGGGCCACCAACGTCGGTAACTGA
- a CDS encoding uracil-xanthine permease family protein has translation MTQSDETSASNVVYDIEEKPPLGEAIPLAFQHVLAMVLGNIAVPLIMASAIGLATGETTFLVQMALIVAGVASVIQAYPAGPVGAKLPIMMGTSFAFLGTLQLIADNAGLATIFGAALVGSLLQTFIGANYERFKPLFPPLVNGIVVMLIGLTLIPTGIDYAAGASSGPGAAGYASLMNLGVAALVFLVILALNQFFRGILRIASVFFGILLGYVVAVFLGMVDFAPVADAGWFAVPIPLKFGIAFDPGAIIAISAVYVIVAMETIGNISAIVSETGRNASNKQIRGGLLGDGVMSGIAAIFGAFPNTSFAQNVGLISFTGVASRFIVGIGGVILLVGGFIPKIGAIITTVPDPVLGGGTLILFAQIFTSGLNIIHREVSLTQRNTTIIAAAASLGLGVTFRPELVQNLPEVVQPLMGSGVVMGGFAALILNALLPQSNPVDSSPEKDVAATDVND, from the coding sequence ATGACACAGTCAGATGAAACCAGCGCGTCGAACGTCGTTTACGACATAGAGGAAAAGCCACCACTCGGGGAAGCGATCCCGTTGGCGTTCCAGCACGTGCTCGCGATGGTGCTCGGGAACATCGCGGTGCCACTCATCATGGCATCGGCGATCGGGCTCGCGACCGGGGAGACGACGTTCCTCGTCCAGATGGCACTCATCGTCGCGGGTGTCGCGAGCGTGATCCAGGCCTATCCCGCCGGCCCCGTCGGCGCGAAACTCCCGATCATGATGGGGACGAGCTTCGCGTTCCTCGGCACGCTGCAGCTCATCGCCGACAACGCCGGACTGGCGACGATATTCGGCGCGGCGCTCGTCGGCTCGCTCCTTCAGACCTTCATCGGAGCGAACTACGAACGGTTCAAGCCACTGTTTCCACCGCTGGTCAACGGTATCGTCGTGATGCTCATCGGCCTGACGCTCATCCCCACGGGGATCGACTACGCCGCCGGCGCGTCCTCCGGCCCGGGTGCGGCGGGCTACGCCTCGCTGATGAATCTCGGTGTCGCCGCGCTCGTCTTCCTGGTGATTCTGGCGCTGAACCAGTTTTTCCGTGGGATCCTCCGCATCGCGAGCGTGTTCTTCGGTATCCTCTTGGGCTACGTCGTCGCGGTGTTCCTCGGCATGGTCGATTTCGCACCGGTTGCGGATGCGGGCTGGTTCGCGGTCCCGATCCCATTGAAATTCGGCATCGCGTTCGATCCGGGGGCGATCATCGCCATCTCAGCCGTGTACGTCATCGTCGCGATGGAAACCATCGGCAACATTTCGGCAATCGTCTCCGAGACGGGGCGGAACGCTTCGAACAAACAGATCCGCGGTGGGCTGCTCGGCGACGGCGTCATGAGTGGCATCGCAGCGATCTTCGGCGCGTTCCCGAACACTTCCTTTGCACAGAACGTCGGCCTGATCAGTTTCACCGGCGTCGCCAGCCGATTCATCGTCGGTATCGGCGGTGTGATCCTCCTCGTCGGTGGGTTCATCCCGAAGATCGGTGCGATCATCACGACGGTGCCCGATCCCGTCCTCGGTGGCGGGACGCTCATCCTCTTCGCACAGATCTTCACCAGCGGCCTCAACATCATCCACCGCGAAGTCTCGCTCACCCAGCGCAACACGACCATCATCGCCGCCGCAGCCTCGCTCGGACTGGGCGTCACCTTCCGCCCCGAACTCGTCCAGAACCTCCCCGAAGTGGTCCAGCCGCTGATGGGTTCGGGCGTCGTCATGGGCGGGTTCGCCGCACTCATCCTCAATGCCCTCCTCCCACAGTCGAACCCCGTCGACAGTTCGCCCGAAAAGGACGTCGCCGCCACGGACGTCAACGACTGA
- the uraD gene encoding 2-oxo-4-hydroxy-4-carboxy-5-ureidoimidazoline decarboxylase, which produces MAELTLEEANQLDEDAFVDRFGSVYETSPWVAERSRSAQPFSSVSDLQETFEATVEEASEERTRELLKAHPDLGEQTEMTDASEQEQASAGLDQLTPEQYEAFQRLNDRYQEKFGFPFIMSVNDESPETIRSAMEERVEHTTDEEFRTALDEVHEIARLRLDDMVED; this is translated from the coding sequence ATGGCCGAACTCACTCTGGAGGAAGCGAATCAGCTCGACGAGGACGCGTTCGTGGACCGTTTCGGCAGCGTCTACGAGACGTCGCCATGGGTGGCCGAGCGGAGCCGGTCGGCACAGCCGTTCTCGTCGGTCAGTGATCTGCAGGAGACCTTCGAGGCGACCGTCGAGGAGGCCTCGGAGGAGCGCACCCGGGAACTGCTCAAAGCCCATCCCGATCTCGGTGAGCAGACCGAGATGACCGACGCCTCCGAGCAGGAGCAGGCGTCCGCCGGGCTCGACCAACTCACGCCGGAACAGTACGAGGCGTTTCAGCGACTGAACGATCGGTATCAGGAGAAATTCGGCTTCCCGTTCATCATGTCGGTGAACGACGAGTCGCCCGAGACGATCCGCAGCGCGATGGAGGAACGCGTCGAACACACCACCGACGAGGAGTTCCGAACCGCCCTCGACGAGGTCCACGAGATCGCACGGCTCCGCCTCGACGACATGGTGGAAGACTAG
- the uraH gene encoding hydroxyisourate hydrolase, translating to MAAELTTHVLDTSREGPAEGVTVTLQRLDSDGDAETIADGTTNDDGRLDEPLLTPDEMEAGTYQLQFDVGDYYRRSETGSTFLETVPVRFVIEEPDEHYHVPLLLSPGGYTTYRGS from the coding sequence ATGGCCGCAGAGCTCACGACGCACGTACTCGACACGAGCCGGGAGGGACCCGCCGAGGGCGTCACGGTGACGCTCCAGCGGCTGGATTCCGACGGCGACGCCGAAACGATCGCCGACGGGACGACCAACGACGACGGTCGCCTCGACGAGCCACTCCTGACACCCGACGAGATGGAAGCTGGAACGTACCAGCTCCAGTTCGACGTCGGTGACTACTACCGCCGCAGCGAAACGGGATCGACGTTCCTGGAGACGGTTCCGGTCCGGTTCGTCATCGAGGAGCCCGACGAGCACTACCACGTGCCACTACTGCTCTCGCCCGGCGGCTACACGACGTATCGCGGCAGCTAA
- a CDS encoding universal stress protein, with product MQRALVVVEGTESTKELVREAGELAEGVGAELFLLHVTTEEQFSEYATSMADIPERNVGYGGKRAREGARRFAEDIGTEMFEGLDVEYEAVGMLGDKEEQILELAHERDCDHIFISGRKRSPTGKALFGDLAQSVLLKFDGTVTIRTD from the coding sequence ATGCAACGAGCGCTCGTGGTCGTCGAAGGAACCGAATCGACGAAGGAACTCGTGCGAGAAGCCGGCGAGCTCGCCGAAGGCGTCGGGGCCGAGCTGTTCTTGCTCCACGTCACGACCGAGGAGCAGTTCAGCGAGTACGCCACCTCGATGGCCGACATCCCCGAACGAAACGTCGGCTACGGCGGCAAACGAGCGCGCGAGGGTGCACGACGGTTCGCCGAGGATATCGGCACCGAGATGTTCGAGGGCCTCGACGTCGAGTACGAGGCCGTCGGCATGCTCGGCGACAAGGAAGAACAGATCCTCGAGCTCGCCCACGAGCGCGACTGCGACCACATCTTCATCAGCGGCCGAAAACGCTCACCGACGGGGAAAGCACTCTTCGGCGATCTCGCCCAGTCGGTCCTGCTCAAGTTCGACGGCACCGTGACGATCCGTACGGACTGA
- a CDS encoding thiamine pyrophosphate-binding protein: MTTVSTELVRTLERLDVEYLFGYPGGRAIELLEAVAESEIEVVRPRDEREASVMAEMYGRLHRKPGVLTGQGPWIGSIGAIGQLEARLGSSPMVVLTEASERGEYSTLAPYQQARGDYGGFALPKILDGITKEWWFPRTPKETLRTTQLAFKHTTAGRPGPTAVILDGDAVTAEVPDTDEPPALWSPEVQVRNWESRPTTTDVERAAEHLATAERPVVIAGNGVHAAGAYDELETVAERYEAVVTTSYLGKSTIAEIHPLAAGVIGSFGHEGANQAVSEADTLLVVGCRLNPMDTNWGAESFVRPDEQTIIHADIDSRNAGWVYPADVGLIGDAKESLRALDRAAEAYSPDNDWARERARDARESFRVAECDSDAEPIKPQRAVAAIDEIVDGSTLVTADSGNNRFWLLNHLQTPARRTYFGSGGVGGMGWAGPAAVSAAITTDRDVVAVAGDGGFAMTMTCVETAVEYGVAPTFVVLNDTSLGMVRQMDDAIPGVEFHDTDFVRVAEGFGAEGTRVRSPGNLDETLAAAKAADVPTVVDVRIDPDEEMAESLQSSFYESVGGLHE, encoded by the coding sequence ATGACAACTGTCAGTACGGAACTCGTCCGGACGCTGGAACGCCTTGACGTCGAGTATCTCTTCGGCTATCCCGGGGGGCGAGCCATCGAACTCCTCGAAGCGGTCGCCGAGTCGGAGATCGAAGTCGTGCGCCCGCGCGACGAGCGCGAGGCGAGCGTGATGGCCGAGATGTACGGCCGCCTCCACCGCAAACCGGGCGTTCTCACCGGTCAAGGGCCCTGGATCGGCTCGATCGGCGCGATCGGACAGTTAGAAGCACGGCTCGGCTCCTCGCCGATGGTTGTACTCACCGAAGCCTCCGAACGCGGCGAGTATTCGACGCTCGCGCCCTACCAGCAGGCCCGCGGCGACTACGGCGGGTTCGCACTGCCGAAGATCCTGGACGGGATCACCAAGGAGTGGTGGTTCCCCCGAACGCCGAAAGAAACCCTCAGAACGACGCAACTCGCGTTCAAACATACGACCGCGGGCCGGCCCGGACCGACGGCCGTGATCCTCGACGGCGACGCTGTCACCGCCGAGGTTCCCGATACCGACGAGCCACCGGCGCTCTGGTCGCCCGAAGTACAGGTCAGAAACTGGGAGTCACGCCCCACGACGACCGACGTCGAGCGCGCGGCCGAACACCTCGCCACGGCCGAGCGACCGGTGGTCATCGCGGGCAACGGCGTCCACGCGGCGGGAGCCTACGACGAACTCGAAACCGTCGCCGAGCGTTACGAGGCGGTGGTGACGACCTCCTATCTCGGGAAATCGACCATCGCCGAGATCCACCCGCTCGCTGCGGGCGTCATCGGTTCGTTCGGTCACGAGGGCGCAAATCAGGCCGTGAGCGAAGCCGACACGCTGCTGGTGGTCGGTTGTCGGCTGAATCCGATGGACACCAACTGGGGGGCCGAATCGTTCGTTCGCCCTGACGAACAGACGATCATTCACGCCGACATCGATAGCCGCAACGCGGGCTGGGTTTACCCCGCCGATGTCGGCTTGATTGGGGATGCGAAGGAGAGTCTGCGCGCGCTCGATCGTGCCGCTGAGGCGTACTCACCGGACAACGACTGGGCACGCGAACGCGCCCGCGATGCTCGCGAGTCGTTCCGGGTAGCCGAATGCGACTCCGACGCCGAACCGATCAAACCACAGCGAGCGGTCGCCGCGATCGACGAAATCGTCGACGGGAGCACGCTCGTCACTGCCGATTCGGGCAACAACCGGTTCTGGTTGCTGAATCACCTCCAGACGCCCGCACGGCGAACGTATTTCGGCAGCGGCGGCGTCGGCGGGATGGGCTGGGCCGGTCCAGCGGCCGTTTCCGCGGCCATCACCACCGACAGGGATGTCGTCGCGGTCGCAGGCGATGGTGGCTTCGCGATGACGATGACCTGCGTCGAGACTGCGGTCGAGTACGGCGTCGCGCCGACGTTCGTCGTCCTCAACGATACGAGTCTCGGGATGGTCCGTCAGATGGACGATGCGATCCCCGGCGTGGAGTTCCACGATACCGACTTCGTCCGAGTCGCCGAGGGGTTCGGCGCGGAGGGAACGCGCGTACGCTCGCCCGGGAATCTCGACGAGACGCTTGCTGCGGCGAAGGCGGCCGACGTCCCCACGGTGGTCGACGTGCGTATCGACCCCGACGAAGAGATGGCTGAGAGTCTCCAGTCGTCGTTCTACGAGTCGGTCGGCGGCCTCCACGAGTAG
- a CDS encoding IclR family transcriptional regulator has translation MHEVANPVTTVETAFEIVEYVAEYDDAGVSEIAADLDRAKSTVHRHLGTLVQRGYLVEDGGYSLGLRFLDLGLDARDGRPLYHEAHAKVDELAERTGEKVWCMTAENGRSIHLYGASGARSVRTDSREGDIGYLHQHAAGKAILAHRPPEHVGDIVERYGLPTRTDDTITDGDELFEHLERIRERGYAFNREESIPGLYAVGAPITDDHGVAIGALSISGPANRLAGETLTEEFPELLLGAVNEIEINLSYG, from the coding sequence ATGCACGAGGTGGCCAACCCGGTGACGACGGTCGAGACGGCGTTCGAGATAGTCGAATACGTCGCTGAGTACGACGATGCCGGCGTGAGCGAGATCGCCGCCGATCTCGATCGGGCGAAAAGCACCGTCCATCGCCATCTCGGAACGCTGGTGCAGCGTGGCTATCTCGTCGAGGACGGAGGCTACTCGCTCGGACTCCGATTCCTCGATCTCGGTCTCGACGCGCGAGACGGGCGGCCGCTGTATCACGAGGCGCACGCGAAAGTCGACGAACTGGCGGAGCGGACCGGCGAGAAGGTATGGTGTATGACCGCCGAGAACGGGCGCAGTATCCACCTCTACGGCGCGAGCGGGGCGCGATCCGTCCGCACCGACAGCCGCGAGGGCGATATCGGCTATCTCCACCAGCACGCGGCCGGCAAGGCGATCCTCGCCCACCGTCCGCCCGAACACGTCGGCGACATCGTCGAACGCTACGGATTGCCCACTCGCACCGACGACACGATCACCGACGGCGACGAACTGTTCGAGCATCTCGAACGAATCCGGGAGCGGGGCTACGCGTTCAACCGAGAAGAGTCCATTCCGGGCCTATATGCGGTCGGTGCGCCGATCACCGACGACCACGGCGTTGCCATCGGCGCGCTCAGCATCTCCGGACCGGCCAACCGTCTAGCGGGCGAGACGCTGACGGAGGAATTTCCGGAACTGCTCCTCGGTGCAGTCAACGAAATCGAGATAAACCTCTCGTACGGATAG